One Actinomycetota bacterium DNA window includes the following coding sequences:
- a CDS encoding cation-transporting P-type ATPase, which translates to MDYHQLSNQDLLSELKTGAGGLAPEEATSRLEHYGLNEITEAKKTPLVLRLASNFYHTFALLLWVAGILAFIAGLPELGWAIIAVIFINAIFSFWQEYQAEKAVEALKRILPARARVIRGGEITEVLAQELVPGDMMVLQEGDNISADSRLIEESNLRVNAAVLTGESEPVRKMAQPVTGEGLTTSEIPNLVLAGTSVALGTARAVVFATGMNTEFGKIAALTQTVKVELSPLQKDVNRVALIIAGVAIVMGTALFGVAALFTPLSLGTAAIFAIGMLVANVPEGLLPTVTLSLAMAVKRMVHRHALVKRLSGVETLGSTTVICTDKTGTLTQNEMTVRHLWASGRLIDVSGVGYKPKGEFTIDNAPIDKDASAKLEPLAQIAALCNNARLIKPEGEHTRWGIVGDPTEAALLVAAGKWGYDWADALKANPRVSELPFDSKRKRMTVIHHIESFANSGAVEPGNKAAFPYIAYVKGAPKEILSLCSRILMNGIEIGLSDEQRQIIIDQNDDLARGGLRVLAMAFRMLPDGIDISPENIEQDLSFMGLMAMMDPPRTEVEAAIGHCQDAGIRVIMITGDYGLTAESVARRIGLLGTEAAHIVNGADLEKMPDAQLREVVEEPHILFARVSPEHKMRIAAALKEKGEIVAMTGDGVNDAPALKTADIGIAMGISGTDVAKEAATIVLTDDNFASIVGAVEEGRVVYDNMKKFLAYIFAHLTPEVVPFVAFVLFDVPLPLTVMQILAIDLGTETLPALALGVEKAEPDILKRPPRSRKEKLVDVSMLLRAWVFLGVIEAALVMAGFFWVMYSGGWSWGQSLAADDHLYLEATTMTWAGIVATQVGTAFACRTNRVSVIKVGFWSNRWLLWGILFEIVLTILIVYLPPLQRVFQTTGLGWQQWVVLSTFPIIMFVSDELRKLLSRRLSATAKGGTK; encoded by the coding sequence ATGGATTATCATCAGCTCTCCAACCAGGACCTGTTAAGTGAGCTCAAAACCGGAGCTGGCGGATTGGCGCCGGAAGAAGCGACTTCACGGTTGGAACATTATGGCCTCAACGAGATAACCGAGGCCAAGAAGACTCCCCTCGTACTTCGCCTAGCTTCCAACTTCTATCATACATTCGCATTACTGCTGTGGGTGGCGGGAATCTTGGCGTTCATCGCTGGTTTGCCTGAACTGGGGTGGGCGATCATCGCGGTCATTTTTATTAATGCCATCTTCAGCTTCTGGCAGGAATATCAAGCGGAAAAAGCGGTTGAGGCCTTGAAACGGATTTTACCTGCTCGAGCCCGTGTCATCCGGGGAGGGGAAATCACGGAAGTTCTGGCCCAGGAACTGGTTCCCGGTGACATGATGGTTCTCCAGGAAGGTGATAATATCTCCGCCGATTCGCGACTGATCGAGGAAAGTAATCTAAGGGTCAACGCTGCCGTACTCACTGGTGAATCCGAGCCTGTCCGCAAGATGGCACAACCCGTTACCGGAGAAGGACTCACCACGAGCGAGATACCCAACCTTGTGCTTGCGGGAACAAGTGTTGCCCTGGGGACTGCCAGGGCGGTCGTTTTTGCCACAGGTATGAATACCGAGTTTGGCAAGATTGCCGCACTGACACAGACTGTCAAGGTCGAGCTGAGCCCGCTGCAAAAAGATGTTAACCGCGTAGCCCTGATTATCGCTGGCGTAGCCATCGTCATGGGCACCGCGCTATTTGGTGTCGCAGCCCTGTTTACTCCTTTAAGTTTGGGAACCGCTGCTATTTTTGCAATCGGCATGCTGGTCGCCAATGTTCCTGAAGGACTACTGCCGACAGTGACTCTCTCATTGGCGATGGCAGTCAAGCGAATGGTACACAGGCACGCTCTGGTCAAGCGTCTTTCGGGAGTCGAAACGCTAGGAAGTACGACGGTCATTTGCACGGACAAAACGGGAACTTTGACTCAGAATGAAATGACGGTTCGCCATTTGTGGGCGAGCGGCAGATTGATAGATGTCAGTGGGGTCGGTTATAAACCTAAAGGAGAATTCACAATTGACAATGCGCCAATTGATAAAGATGCGTCCGCAAAACTCGAGCCCTTGGCTCAAATAGCCGCTCTTTGCAATAACGCTCGCCTGATAAAACCAGAAGGAGAACATACTCGTTGGGGAATCGTCGGTGATCCCACGGAGGCGGCGTTACTTGTTGCCGCCGGCAAGTGGGGTTACGACTGGGCCGATGCCCTCAAGGCTAACCCACGAGTCAGCGAGCTTCCATTTGATTCGAAGCGTAAACGCATGACCGTGATCCACCACATTGAAAGTTTCGCGAATTCCGGTGCCGTGGAGCCTGGCAATAAAGCGGCTTTTCCGTACATTGCTTACGTAAAGGGAGCTCCCAAAGAAATTCTCTCTTTATGCTCCCGAATCCTTATGAATGGGATAGAGATCGGTCTTTCCGACGAGCAGCGGCAAATAATCATCGACCAGAATGACGATCTGGCCCGAGGTGGCCTCAGGGTGCTGGCTATGGCTTTCCGAATGTTGCCTGATGGAATCGATATATCTCCAGAAAATATCGAGCAGGACCTGTCATTTATGGGACTGATGGCAATGATGGATCCGCCTAGGACCGAAGTCGAGGCGGCAATCGGCCACTGCCAGGATGCCGGCATCAGGGTCATCATGATCACCGGTGATTATGGACTCACGGCAGAGTCCGTGGCTCGGCGCATTGGACTGCTCGGTACCGAAGCGGCCCACATCGTTAATGGCGCCGACCTCGAGAAGATGCCGGACGCCCAGCTCAGGGAGGTCGTCGAGGAACCTCACATACTGTTTGCACGCGTATCACCAGAACACAAGATGCGAATCGCGGCGGCGTTGAAAGAAAAAGGCGAGATTGTCGCCATGACAGGTGACGGTGTTAATGATGCGCCCGCGCTTAAGACCGCCGATATCGGCATTGCCATGGGAATTTCTGGCACGGACGTCGCCAAAGAGGCGGCGACGATAGTACTCACTGATGATAATTTTGCCAGTATTGTCGGGGCCGTCGAAGAGGGACGGGTTGTCTACGATAATATGAAGAAGTTCCTGGCCTACATCTTTGCGCATCTGACTCCGGAGGTGGTACCGTTTGTAGCTTTTGTGCTTTTTGATGTGCCGCTGCCACTGACGGTGATGCAGATTCTGGCGATCGATCTGGGCACTGAAACACTGCCCGCTCTTGCGCTTGGTGTAGAGAAAGCTGAGCCGGACATACTGAAGAGGCCTCCTAGATCGAGGAAGGAGAAGCTGGTGGATGTTTCGATGCTGTTACGGGCATGGGTTTTCCTCGGAGTCATAGAAGCAGCTCTGGTGATGGCAGGCTTTTTCTGGGTAATGTATTCAGGTGGCTGGAGTTGGGGTCAATCCCTAGCCGCTGATGACCATCTATACCTGGAGGCGACCACAATGACATGGGCCGGCATCGTTGCTACGCAGGTCGGGACCGCATTCGCCTGCAGGACCAATCGGGTTTCAGTCATTAAGGTAGGCTTCTGGTCAAACAGGTGGCTGCTATGGGGAATCCTGTTTGAGATAGTGCTGACTATATTGATTGTTTACCTGCCGCCCCTGCAGAGAGTCTTCCAGACCACAGGCCTGGGTTGGCAGCAATGGGTTGTGCTGTCGACGTTTCCAATTATCATGTTTGTCAGCGATGAACTCCGGAAGTTGCTTTCGCGAAGATTGTCCGCAACCGCTAAAGGAGGAACGAAATGA
- a CDS encoding cyclase family protein, whose protein sequence is MDNRKIIDISVPVFSGMASYPGDPGAEIKPYLEISRGSVANISQLKLGSHTGTHIDAPRHFKDGAMPVDELSLDILVGPARVVDMSRAESSISRDDIENEDLGSVSRLLIKTTNSALWEKPDFQRDYVPLSSEAADYLVELGVSLVGIDYLSIERFKSDTHAVHHALLGSGVIVLEGIDLRGVETGDYQLVCLPLKIRGGDGAPARAILIA, encoded by the coding sequence ATGGATAATAGGAAAATTATTGACATCTCGGTTCCGGTTTTTAGCGGCATGGCCTCTTATCCCGGAGACCCTGGAGCGGAAATAAAGCCGTATCTGGAGATATCGCGAGGCTCCGTAGCCAACATATCCCAGTTGAAACTGGGCTCTCATACCGGAACCCATATCGATGCTCCTCGTCATTTCAAGGATGGCGCGATGCCGGTAGATGAACTATCGCTCGATATTCTGGTTGGTCCGGCGCGAGTCGTGGACATGTCCCGGGCAGAGTCATCGATTTCACGTGACGATATTGAGAACGAGGATCTTGGAAGCGTATCCAGGCTTCTGATCAAGACCACAAATTCTGCTCTTTGGGAAAAACCCGATTTCCAAAGGGATTACGTTCCGCTGTCGTCCGAAGCCGCGGACTATCTGGTGGAATTAGGGGTGAGCCTGGTGGGGATCGACTATCTTTCGATAGAGCGTTTCAAATCGGACACACATGCCGTGCACCATGCCCTGCTTGGATCTGGCGTCATCGTTCTCGAAGGCATCGATCTGCGCGGGGTCGAAACCGGCGATTACCAGCTCGTTTGCCTGCCGTTGAAAATTCGGGGTGGAGATGGCGCCCCGGCCAGAGCGATTCTGATTGCCTGA
- a CDS encoding TrkA family potassium uptake protein, protein MNVLIVGRGRTGAYLSEALAEAGTHRVVVVESSESRAAQSAPAGARVMWADGCDPSVLEEAGVRNSDLVVATTGDDEDNLVVAQLAKLHFGVSRVIARVNNPRNYWLYTKEWGVDVAVSPTDIITKIIEEEMSLGDLVTLLKLKGGEVALAEITVTSGSKAAGKLVSDLSLPKGSVIVAIMRGGEVIVPGGQTQLLTNDELLAITSVQKESELMQALQ, encoded by the coding sequence ATGAATGTCCTTATCGTTGGCCGAGGCAGGACCGGCGCTTATCTAAGTGAGGCGCTGGCTGAAGCTGGCACACACAGGGTAGTGGTGGTGGAGTCGAGTGAGAGCCGTGCGGCGCAATCGGCGCCGGCTGGTGCCAGGGTGATGTGGGCTGATGGTTGCGATCCCTCCGTCCTCGAGGAGGCAGGAGTGCGAAACTCTGACCTCGTGGTAGCCACAACCGGGGACGATGAGGACAACCTCGTCGTCGCGCAGTTGGCAAAACTGCACTTCGGCGTGTCCAGGGTCATCGCCAGGGTGAACAATCCACGCAACTATTGGCTATATACCAAAGAATGGGGCGTGGATGTAGCTGTTTCGCCAACCGATATCATCACCAAGATAATCGAAGAAGAGATGTCTCTGGGAGATCTGGTGACTCTGCTGAAGCTCAAGGGCGGCGAGGTCGCGCTGGCTGAGATCACCGTCACTTCGGGTTCCAAGGCAGCCGGAAAGCTCGTCAGCGATCTCTCTCTGCCTAAAGGATCGGTGATCGTCGCCATCATGCGTGGCGGTGAAGTGATTGTACCTGGCGGCCAGACACAGCTTCTGACCAACGATGAATTACTGGCTATAACCTCGGTGCAAAAAGAAAGCGAACTGATGCAGGCGCTGCAGTGA
- a CDS encoding TrkA family potassium uptake protein, whose protein sequence is MKIVVLGCGRVGSQLAGALYVEGHDVSIIDKDPKAFRRLNPSFQGKIVTGVGFDRDVLIDAGIERADGFASVTNGDNSNIISALIAKRVFRVPRVVTRIYDPMRANIYKRFGIPTISSTVWGANGLREHLLYREMRSELSFGSGEVLLLEFEVPVGLVGRSVADLTVEGQALITCVVRLGQAMVPSGATVFREGDLIFACVANGFLGKFRELLGY, encoded by the coding sequence ATGAAAATCGTAGTTCTCGGCTGTGGCAGAGTTGGCTCACAGTTGGCCGGAGCCCTTTATGTCGAGGGTCACGACGTTTCCATTATCGATAAGGATCCCAAGGCGTTTCGACGGCTCAATCCATCATTTCAAGGGAAAATCGTGACTGGTGTTGGTTTTGACCGGGATGTTCTCATCGATGCTGGCATCGAGCGCGCAGACGGCTTCGCCTCAGTGACAAATGGGGATAACAGCAATATCATTTCCGCCTTGATAGCCAAACGCGTTTTCAGGGTTCCACGTGTGGTTACAAGGATTTACGACCCCATGCGAGCGAATATTTATAAACGGTTTGGAATTCCGACAATCTCCTCTACCGTCTGGGGCGCAAACGGTTTGCGCGAGCATCTGCTTTACCGGGAGATGAGGAGCGAGCTTAGTTTCGGCAGCGGTGAGGTCCTCCTGTTGGAGTTTGAGGTGCCTGTAGGCCTTGTCGGGCGCTCGGTGGCTGATCTCACTGTCGAAGGGCAGGCTCTGATTACATGCGTGGTCCGATTGGGGCAGGCCATGGTGCCTTCCGGCGCCACAGTCTTCAGAGAGGGCGATCTCATATTCGCCTGCGTCGCAAACGGCTTTCTTGGCAAATTCCGGGAATTACTCGGATATTAG